In a genomic window of Roseiflexus castenholzii DSM 13941:
- the hisIE gene encoding bifunctional phosphoribosyl-AMP cyclohydrolase/phosphoribosyl-ATP diphosphatase HisIE: MRFDAAGLIPVVVQHARSGEVLMLGYMNEEALQQTLVSGMVTFWSRSRQTLWRKGETSGNVLRLVEIRQDCDGDALLAFVEPAGPTCHTGRVSCFHRTLDGDPVETRMPDSVILTDLANIVAQRASAPKEGSYTTKMLTGGVDRIGKKIGEEAAEVIIAAKNSAPAEIAWEVADLVYHLLVLLQNQGMTLEDVWTELRRRYGG; this comes from the coding sequence ATGCGGTTCGATGCGGCAGGGTTGATCCCGGTGGTCGTCCAACACGCACGCAGCGGCGAGGTGCTGATGCTGGGATACATGAACGAGGAGGCATTACAGCAAACGCTGGTGTCGGGTATGGTGACGTTCTGGAGCCGGAGCCGACAGACGCTCTGGCGCAAGGGTGAAACCTCTGGCAATGTGCTGCGTCTGGTCGAAATCCGGCAGGATTGTGATGGTGATGCGTTGCTGGCGTTCGTGGAACCGGCTGGACCAACGTGCCATACCGGTCGCGTGAGTTGCTTTCACCGCACGCTCGATGGCGATCCGGTCGAAACGCGCATGCCCGATTCGGTCATTCTCACTGACCTTGCCAATATTGTGGCGCAGCGCGCATCCGCACCAAAAGAAGGCTCGTATACTACGAAGATGCTGACGGGAGGCGTTGATCGGATTGGTAAGAAGATCGGCGAGGAAGCGGCGGAAGTGATTATCGCAGCAAAAAATAGCGCCCCCGCCGAGATTGCATGGGAAGTCGCTGACCTGGTGTACCACCTGCTGGTGCTGTTGCAAAACCAGGGTATGACACTCGAAGATGTCTGGACTGAGTTGCGCCGACGCTATGGTGGATGA
- a CDS encoding GlsB/YeaQ/YmgE family stress response membrane protein yields the protein MDLLQLLILLVIAGICGAVAELIVGFSPPGLQVMLVSIIVGVIGAFIGGWIAGTFGLPPITEIRVGNIRLNLLYTILGSTLLLVILQALRSGRQWFSIKR from the coding sequence GTGGATCTATTACAATTGCTGATCCTGCTGGTCATCGCCGGAATCTGCGGCGCCGTCGCCGAATTAATCGTCGGGTTCAGTCCGCCGGGGTTACAGGTGATGCTGGTGTCGATCATTGTCGGCGTGATCGGTGCATTCATCGGCGGATGGATCGCCGGAACATTCGGTCTGCCGCCGATCACCGAGATTCGTGTCGGCAACATTCGCCTCAATCTGCTGTACACTATTCTGGGATCAACGCTGCTATTGGTGATTCTGCAAGCGTTGCGCAGTGGACGACAGTGGTTCTCGATCAAGAGGTAG
- a CDS encoding acyl-CoA mutase large subunit family protein, with the protein MSDSLAAFRKAYEEWERTVLHPTLERTPERDADFTTVSGAPVNRLYTPLDLEGTDPLHDIGLPGAYPFTRGIHPTGYRGKLWTMRMFAGFGSAEETNARFRYLLDQGQTGLSIAFDMPTLYGRDTDDPLVPGEFGKCGVAVSSLADMEILLDGLPLDEISTSMTINSPAAIIWAMYLVVAEKRGISWDKLRGTLQNDILKEYIAQNEYIFPPEPSMRLVVDTIEFSTRYVPQWNPVSISGYHIREAGATAAQELAFTLADGLAYVQAAIERGLHVDEFAPRLSFFFNAHNDLFEEVAKYRAARRIWARTLRERFGAQNPRSLWLRFHAQTAGCSLTAQQPENNIVRTAIQALAAILGGCQSLHTNSMDEALALPSEKAVTIALRTQQIIAEESGVANTVDPLGGSYFVETLTNRMEAECLAYFRRIEELGGVIPAIRRGFFQAEIADAAYRYQCEIDSGRRGIIGVNRYAVKTPLEIPILEMDPHGEARHLERLNRVRATRDNARVHQCLAALREAAMGQENLMPPILDCVRAYATIGEMCDVLRDVFGVYREMVVV; encoded by the coding sequence ATGTCCGATTCGCTCGCTGCCTTCCGCAAAGCCTACGAAGAGTGGGAGCGCACCGTGCTGCACCCAACGCTCGAGCGCACACCCGAACGCGACGCTGACTTTACAACGGTCTCAGGGGCGCCGGTCAACCGCCTCTACACCCCTCTCGACCTGGAAGGAACCGATCCGCTGCACGACATTGGACTGCCGGGCGCCTATCCGTTCACCCGTGGCATTCACCCGACCGGGTATCGCGGCAAACTCTGGACGATGCGCATGTTTGCCGGATTCGGCAGCGCCGAGGAAACCAACGCACGCTTCCGCTATTTGCTCGACCAGGGACAAACCGGTCTCTCGATTGCATTCGATATGCCGACGCTCTACGGGCGCGACACCGATGATCCGCTGGTGCCTGGCGAGTTTGGCAAGTGTGGCGTAGCCGTCTCTTCGCTTGCCGACATGGAGATCCTGCTCGATGGGCTGCCGCTCGACGAGATCAGCACATCGATGACGATCAATTCACCGGCTGCGATCATCTGGGCGATGTATCTGGTCGTGGCGGAGAAACGCGGCATTTCCTGGGACAAACTGCGCGGCACGCTCCAGAACGACATCCTGAAGGAATACATTGCCCAGAACGAGTATATCTTCCCACCAGAGCCATCGATGCGCCTGGTGGTGGACACTATCGAGTTTTCGACGCGCTACGTGCCGCAGTGGAACCCGGTGTCGATCAGCGGTTACCATATCCGCGAAGCGGGCGCAACCGCCGCTCAGGAACTGGCGTTCACCCTCGCCGACGGTCTCGCATATGTGCAGGCAGCCATTGAACGCGGTCTGCATGTCGATGAATTTGCGCCACGGCTCAGTTTCTTCTTCAACGCGCACAACGACTTGTTTGAGGAAGTGGCGAAGTACCGCGCAGCGCGGCGTATCTGGGCGCGCACATTGCGCGAACGATTTGGCGCGCAGAACCCGCGTTCGCTCTGGCTACGCTTCCATGCGCAGACGGCGGGATGTTCGCTCACGGCGCAGCAACCGGAGAATAATATCGTGCGCACGGCCATCCAGGCGCTTGCCGCTATCCTTGGCGGTTGCCAGTCGCTCCACACGAATTCGATGGATGAAGCATTGGCGCTGCCTTCCGAAAAAGCCGTCACTATTGCGCTGCGCACCCAGCAGATCATCGCCGAGGAGAGCGGCGTCGCCAATACGGTCGATCCACTCGGCGGCTCGTATTTCGTCGAGACGTTGACCAACCGCATGGAAGCGGAGTGTCTTGCCTATTTCCGCCGCATCGAGGAACTCGGCGGCGTCATCCCCGCCATCCGTCGCGGTTTCTTCCAGGCGGAAATTGCCGATGCCGCCTACCGCTATCAGTGTGAGATCGACTCTGGACGGCGCGGTATTATCGGCGTCAATCGATATGCGGTGAAAACGCCGCTCGAAATCCCGATCCTCGAAATGGATCCGCATGGCGAGGCGCGTCACCTGGAGCGCCTGAATCGCGTGCGCGCAACCCGCGACAATGCGCGCGTGCACCAATGCCTGGCAGCGCTGCGCGAAGCGGCGATGGGGCAGGAGAACCTGATGCCGCCGATCCTCGATTGTGTGCGCGCGTATGCCACCATTGGCGAAATGTGCGACGTGCTGCGCGATGTGTTTGGCGTCTACCGTGAAATGGTCGTGGTGTGA
- the murA gene encoding UDP-N-acetylglucosamine 1-carboxyvinyltransferase, translating to MERFIIEGGHRLNGAIRPSGNKNAALPLLAATLLTNHNVVLHNIPQIGDVVSMIGLLERLGARVERRGSHSWAVYANAVDAAEPDPALARKIRASVLLAGPLLARRGYVTIPRPGGDMIGRRRLDTHLNALRDLGAAVEVTPTAYILRAERLRGADIFLDEMSVTGTEQAVMAAVLAEGDTIINNAASEPHVQDLCHFLNRLGARIDGIGTNRLHIRGVSSLGGGEYTIGPDFMEVASFIGLAAVTRSALRIVGARPSEHRMTRIAFGRLGVAWRDEGDDIVVPAEQELCIRDDVHNAIPKIDSSPWPGFNPDLISIAIVVATQARGTILIWEKMFESRLFFVDRLIGMGARIVLCDPHRVVVVGPSQLYGEPDGLPSPDIRAGMALLLAALCAQGRSVIYNIGQIDRGYERIDERLRTIGAHIERAR from the coding sequence GTGGAACGTTTCATCATCGAAGGCGGTCACCGTCTTAATGGCGCCATCAGACCGTCCGGCAACAAGAATGCCGCACTCCCCTTGCTTGCCGCAACCCTGTTGACCAATCACAATGTCGTGCTGCACAACATTCCACAGATCGGCGATGTTGTTTCCATGATCGGGTTATTGGAGCGGCTCGGCGCACGGGTCGAACGTCGCGGATCGCACAGCTGGGCAGTGTATGCCAACGCTGTCGATGCCGCAGAACCCGATCCTGCGCTGGCGCGCAAGATCCGCGCCTCGGTGCTGCTCGCCGGTCCTTTGTTGGCGCGACGCGGGTACGTGACCATTCCTCGTCCCGGTGGCGACATGATCGGGCGACGACGTCTCGACACCCACCTTAACGCACTGCGTGATCTCGGCGCAGCGGTCGAAGTCACGCCAACAGCATATATTCTGCGCGCTGAACGGCTACGCGGCGCCGACATCTTCCTCGACGAAATGAGCGTCACCGGCACCGAGCAGGCCGTCATGGCCGCTGTGCTCGCCGAAGGCGACACTATTATCAATAACGCTGCATCAGAACCACATGTCCAGGACCTCTGCCATTTCCTCAACCGGCTGGGGGCACGTATCGACGGGATCGGCACCAATCGTCTGCACATTCGAGGCGTGTCGTCGCTTGGCGGCGGCGAGTACACCATTGGTCCCGACTTTATGGAAGTGGCGTCATTTATCGGGCTGGCGGCAGTGACCCGCAGCGCCTTACGCATTGTCGGCGCGCGCCCATCCGAGCATCGCATGACGCGCATCGCCTTCGGGCGATTGGGCGTCGCCTGGCGTGACGAAGGGGACGATATCGTCGTGCCTGCTGAACAGGAGTTGTGCATCCGTGATGATGTCCATAATGCGATCCCGAAGATCGACTCATCCCCCTGGCCCGGCTTCAATCCCGATCTGATCAGTATCGCAATTGTAGTAGCCACACAGGCGCGCGGCACGATTCTGATCTGGGAAAAAATGTTCGAAAGCCGGCTCTTTTTTGTGGACCGGCTCATCGGCATGGGGGCGCGGATTGTGCTGTGCGATCCCCACCGCGTCGTGGTCGTCGGTCCGAGCCAGTTGTATGGCGAACCCGACGGGTTGCCAAGTCCCGATATTCGGGCGGGCATGGCACTGCTGCTGGCAGCGCTCTGTGCGCAGGGGCGCAGTGTCATTTACAACATCGGGCAAATCGACCGTGGCTACGAGCGGATCGATGAACGTCTGCGCACAATCGGGGCACATATCGAACGCGCGCGTTAG
- a CDS encoding YggT family protein: MFSLLHFMLKYRLLMAATIIAGMTEGALIARFVLRLFAARPDNPVVQMLYTVTQPIIAPLQALDAGQPQYGASLEFATLTLLCALPLITAMLWKWTGHRSPGTYTNDL, from the coding sequence ATGTTCTCACTTCTGCACTTCATGCTGAAATATCGACTCCTGATGGCAGCAACGATCATTGCGGGTATGACGGAGGGGGCGCTGATTGCGCGGTTCGTCCTGCGTCTCTTCGCCGCGCGTCCCGATAATCCTGTGGTTCAGATGCTGTACACTGTCACGCAACCGATCATTGCACCGCTGCAAGCGCTCGATGCGGGGCAACCACAGTATGGCGCATCGCTCGAATTTGCGACGCTTACGTTACTGTGCGCGCTGCCGCTTATCACGGCGATGCTGTGGAAATGGACGGGACATCGCTCGCCAGGGACTTATACCAATGACCTGTGA
- a CDS encoding MFS transporter → MFTIDRSQASWKYPFALIWIGQAFSLFGSGLAGFAIVWWLTATTGSATVLATATLATLLPGILIGPLAGALIDRWDRRAVIMVADLTGALGAAALAVLFWIDALAIWHVYLIMALRSLAGAFHWPAMQASISLMAPERHLARIGGLSQMLQGATNIAAPPLGALLIAIWPLHGLMLIDVVTALIAVAGVGLVRFPRPPRAAPAVADAPATGVVAEMRAGLRYISRWPGLMMVMGMAALINLLLTPAFSLLPILVTRHFHGEALHLAWMNAAEGAGIVLGGLIIGVWGGFRRRMNTVVFGLIGLGISILAIGAAPATAFLPALAAVAVVGAMSPVVNAPMMAIVQSVVAPEMQGRVFTALGSVSMAMTPLGLVIAGPVADAFGVQVWYLLGGCACLLMTLLVLGIPAVRDLEDRPRDSGRSAVVRSENVPS, encoded by the coding sequence ATGTTTACGATTGATCGCTCACAGGCTTCCTGGAAATATCCTTTTGCGCTGATCTGGATTGGTCAGGCGTTCTCACTCTTCGGCAGCGGGCTGGCTGGCTTTGCTATCGTCTGGTGGCTGACGGCCACTACCGGCTCTGCCACGGTCCTTGCGACCGCAACACTCGCCACGCTTTTGCCGGGCATTCTGATCGGACCGCTCGCCGGAGCGCTGATCGACCGCTGGGATCGACGCGCAGTCATTATGGTCGCCGATCTGACCGGCGCGCTTGGAGCGGCTGCGCTCGCCGTCCTGTTCTGGATCGACGCACTCGCCATCTGGCATGTCTACCTGATTATGGCGTTGCGGTCGCTGGCGGGCGCGTTCCATTGGCCCGCAATGCAGGCATCGATATCGCTCATGGCGCCCGAACGCCATCTGGCGCGCATTGGCGGACTGAGTCAGATGCTTCAGGGGGCAACCAATATTGCTGCACCGCCGCTTGGAGCGTTGCTGATTGCGATCTGGCCCCTGCATGGTCTGATGTTGATTGATGTTGTGACGGCGCTCATCGCAGTGGCAGGCGTCGGTCTGGTGCGTTTCCCGCGCCCGCCGCGAGCCGCGCCTGCTGTCGCTGATGCGCCTGCAACCGGTGTTGTGGCGGAGATGCGCGCCGGACTACGGTATATCTCTCGCTGGCCCGGATTGATGATGGTCATGGGCATGGCGGCATTGATCAATCTGCTCCTGACTCCGGCGTTCTCGCTGTTGCCGATCCTGGTAACCAGGCACTTTCATGGCGAGGCGCTCCATCTTGCCTGGATGAACGCTGCCGAAGGCGCAGGCATCGTTCTTGGCGGACTGATCATCGGCGTATGGGGCGGATTCAGGCGTCGTATGAATACTGTTGTGTTTGGGCTGATTGGGTTAGGCATCAGCATTCTGGCAATCGGCGCTGCACCGGCAACCGCTTTCTTGCCTGCACTCGCCGCAGTAGCAGTGGTCGGCGCTATGTCGCCGGTGGTCAATGCCCCAATGATGGCAATTGTGCAGTCAGTCGTGGCGCCAGAAATGCAAGGGCGTGTCTTCACGGCATTGGGGAGTGTGTCGATGGCAATGACCCCGCTGGGGCTGGTGATTGCCGGTCCGGTCGCTGATGCGTTTGGGGTGCAGGTCTGGTATCTGCTTGGCGGCTGCGCCTGCCTGCTTATGACCCTTCTGGTTCTTGGCATTCCCGCCGTGCGCGATCTGGAGGATCGTCCGCGCGACAGCGGGAGAAGTGCGGTGGTCAGATCAGAGAATGTTCCATCTTGA
- a CDS encoding LuxR C-terminal-related transcriptional regulator, with product MRHYRHTHVVDDNTLLQANGSDAIPLGSPAWYAWLNDDQTTSFVYRSARGGFTARRERQRNGWYWYAYRRIGGRLRKRYLGRAGDLNAERLRRVDMAFINGETPTHAPYHSSDQALTTANRLRPPPPRPSLIARPRLIERIDDTLHAALTLISAPAGFGKTTLLTEWALHVQSAARAAVAWISLDATDDDPVRFWSAITLALSVVRTDIGAHARSLLESPQRPPHMLLAHALLVDLNAVAAPIIVVLDDYHLITSAEVHESLTTFIEHLSPHVHLVIATRADPPLPLARWRVRGRLAELRAADLRFTTEEAAAFLHSTMGLDLPLDVIRALEDRTEGWVAALQLAALSIRDRADVEGFIRRFAGSHRAIVDYLAEEVIGRQPDHIQTFLLRTSIVDRMSAELCDALLTPAADEPGATIPAQAMLDHLERANLFVTPLDEERRWYRYHHLFAEMLRDRLQRTQPALVAELHRRAARWHREAGFADAAIHHFLQAGDAANAADVIEAIANATLWEQGDAQTLLRWIAALPDDTVLARPRLALDQVWALLASIQFDAAEARAAELDHVLTRRDAQMRSIVIGELAAVRSVAARVRGDVPRALEYATHARDHLASIDCSLARAIAVMNLVEARLMQGDLSSAEQLCDELRVASLSRNLVIALIGVLSRSEVYRNQGRLTDARALLDEALRLLDRRGASERPIVALIHVALADIFYEQNRLDEAEYYANLALRRAERWWNNDILIHSTGLLSAIRRAQGDEAAAAKLAERVEQLSLEYRVGWISNHTLAGRAERLLRTGDRQAAERWAAGCGLTLADDPPPERFYEYLVLARVALARGEGRTALPLIRRLLKQSEEGRHAIRMIETLKLLALTNRQIGDAASARQALIRALRLAEPGGLVRTFVDEGEAMKWLLADCGASIAPQAQQGDGDARRLLAYVDDLMGMFRSIPTTQTASPLVHANEPLTAREIQVLRLLATGRTDQEIATSLVIAVSTVRSHIKRIYAKINARNRTQAAARAHDLGIID from the coding sequence ATGCGCCATTATCGTCACACCCATGTCGTCGACGACAACACTCTCCTCCAGGCGAACGGGAGCGACGCCATTCCGCTTGGTTCGCCCGCCTGGTATGCCTGGCTGAACGACGACCAGACCACCTCCTTCGTGTACCGCAGCGCACGTGGCGGATTTACAGCGCGCCGCGAACGTCAGCGCAATGGCTGGTACTGGTATGCCTACCGACGCATCGGTGGAAGATTGCGCAAACGCTATCTGGGGCGCGCCGGCGATCTCAACGCCGAACGACTGCGCCGTGTCGATATGGCGTTCATCAACGGCGAGACGCCAACGCATGCGCCATACCATTCCAGCGATCAGGCGCTGACAACTGCCAACCGACTGCGTCCACCGCCGCCGCGCCCGTCGTTGATTGCCCGCCCTCGCCTGATCGAGCGCATCGATGATACGCTTCACGCCGCGCTCACCCTGATCTCTGCTCCAGCCGGGTTTGGGAAGACGACTCTGCTCACCGAATGGGCGCTGCACGTGCAGAGCGCAGCCCGCGCAGCAGTCGCATGGATCTCGCTCGACGCGACCGATGATGATCCGGTGCGTTTCTGGAGCGCGATAACACTGGCGTTGAGCGTCGTTCGCACTGACATTGGCGCCCATGCACGCTCACTCCTGGAGTCGCCGCAGCGCCCGCCGCATATGCTGCTGGCGCATGCCCTGCTTGTCGATCTGAACGCGGTGGCAGCGCCGATCATCGTTGTGCTCGACGATTATCACCTGATCACCTCAGCGGAGGTACACGAATCGCTGACGACGTTCATCGAACATCTGTCGCCGCACGTACACCTGGTCATCGCCACACGCGCCGATCCGCCGCTGCCGCTGGCGCGCTGGCGGGTGCGCGGGCGCCTGGCTGAACTGCGCGCTGCCGATCTGCGCTTCACCACCGAAGAGGCTGCGGCTTTCCTTCACTCAACCATGGGGCTGGATTTGCCACTCGACGTGATTCGTGCGCTTGAGGACCGCACCGAGGGATGGGTGGCGGCGCTGCAACTGGCGGCGCTTTCCATCCGTGATCGCGCCGATGTCGAGGGGTTCATCCGGCGATTCGCCGGAAGCCACCGGGCGATTGTCGATTACCTTGCCGAAGAGGTCATCGGTCGGCAACCGGATCACATCCAGACATTCCTGCTGCGCACATCTATCGTTGATCGCATGTCGGCGGAGTTGTGCGATGCGCTGCTCACACCTGCCGCAGATGAACCGGGTGCAACAATCCCGGCGCAGGCAATGCTCGACCACCTGGAACGCGCGAACCTGTTCGTGACGCCGCTCGACGAAGAGCGACGCTGGTATCGCTATCATCATCTCTTTGCCGAAATGCTGCGCGACCGGTTGCAACGCACTCAGCCGGCGCTGGTTGCAGAACTCCATCGGCGCGCTGCGCGCTGGCACCGCGAGGCGGGGTTCGCCGACGCTGCGATCCATCATTTTCTTCAGGCAGGAGATGCCGCCAACGCCGCCGATGTCATTGAAGCAATCGCCAACGCGACCCTCTGGGAGCAGGGCGATGCGCAGACGCTTCTGCGCTGGATCGCCGCATTGCCCGATGACACTGTTCTGGCGCGTCCGCGTCTGGCGCTCGATCAGGTGTGGGCATTGCTGGCAAGCATTCAATTCGATGCAGCAGAAGCACGCGCCGCTGAACTTGACCATGTGCTGACTCGGCGAGATGCCCAAATGCGATCAATCGTCATTGGTGAACTGGCGGCGGTGCGTTCGGTTGCTGCGCGCGTGCGCGGGGATGTGCCGCGCGCACTGGAGTACGCCACGCATGCGCGCGATCATCTGGCAAGCATCGATTGCAGCCTGGCGCGCGCGATTGCCGTCATGAACCTCGTAGAAGCCCGCCTGATGCAGGGCGATCTGTCGAGCGCGGAACAGCTCTGTGACGAATTGCGCGTTGCATCGCTGAGCCGCAACCTGGTTATCGCCCTGATCGGGGTATTGTCGCGCTCAGAAGTGTACCGCAATCAGGGTCGGCTCACCGATGCGCGCGCGCTCCTCGATGAAGCGCTACGCCTCCTCGACCGACGCGGCGCTTCGGAACGCCCGATCGTCGCGCTCATCCATGTGGCGCTGGCAGACATTTTCTATGAGCAGAACAGGCTCGATGAAGCGGAATACTACGCAAACCTGGCACTCAGACGCGCAGAACGCTGGTGGAACAACGACATCCTCATCCACAGCACAGGGCTGCTCTCTGCCATCCGTCGGGCGCAGGGCGATGAAGCCGCTGCTGCAAAACTTGCCGAACGAGTCGAGCAACTCAGCCTCGAATACCGGGTTGGATGGATTTCCAATCACACCCTTGCGGGGCGCGCCGAGCGTCTCTTGCGCACCGGTGATCGGCAGGCTGCTGAACGGTGGGCGGCAGGGTGCGGACTCACGCTGGCAGATGATCCACCGCCCGAACGGTTCTACGAATATCTGGTGCTGGCGCGTGTCGCGCTGGCGCGTGGCGAAGGACGCACAGCGCTTCCGTTGATCCGGCGGTTACTGAAACAGAGTGAGGAAGGGCGACATGCCATCCGCATGATCGAAACGTTGAAACTTCTGGCGCTCACGAACCGTCAGATCGGTGATGCCGCCAGCGCGCGCCAGGCGCTCATTCGTGCATTACGCCTCGCTGAACCGGGCGGTCTGGTGCGCACATTCGTTGATGAAGGCGAAGCCATGAAATGGTTGCTCGCCGATTGTGGCGCCTCGATTGCGCCACAGGCACAGCAAGGCGACGGAGATGCGCGTCGTCTTCTGGCGTATGTCGATGATTTGATGGGAATGTTTCGCAGCATACCAACAACCCAAACCGCCTCTCCGCTCGTCCACGCCAACGAGCCGCTCACAGCGCGTGAGATCCAGGTGTTGCGCCTGCTCGCCACCGGGCGCACCGATCAGGAAATCGCCACAAGCCTGGTCATCGCGGTCAGCACCGTGCGATCACATATCAAGCGCATCTACGCCAAAATCAACGCACGCAACCGCACCCAGGCTGCTGCCCGCGCCCACGATCTGGGCATCATCGACTGA
- a CDS encoding sensor histidine kinase, which yields MHQDATEIVPLQQSEGRQSSYAESIALPQRAGHLSWIAQTGLALTQCRTAADALSTIAARLDAAPFLLRGYVILLEDDTLRVRRAVSFGKAPALPVALSLSGGLCGSAIVQKRVVASSTGGIALMSWERTLATDAALICAPFTSDRAKGIIIAALPDGAHDDVEMRACLQAIAALAGATFNRAAECEAQLLKRMRQIEQAHTERLALVGRLTAALAHEINNPLQAIANTLYLLQHRPLDDEKRQRYLAMAQQETEHVIAGVRRMLDLYRSSGQEKRPVALHRVIDQALHQAHDILNERAIDLCREWTSDDLRVLGFTGHLRYACYNLILNAIYAMPKGGRLTIRTYREVEGATHLAVAEFADTGVPIDDADLHRLFEPDGPVRGEANGIELPLSYSVIEQHNGTLTVHRHGDEMVFRVSLPAINS from the coding sequence ATGCATCAGGATGCAACTGAGATTGTACCTCTTCAACAGAGCGAAGGTCGGCAGAGTAGTTATGCTGAAAGCATCGCATTGCCGCAGCGTGCTGGACATCTGTCCTGGATCGCGCAGACCGGTCTGGCACTGACACAGTGTCGCACGGCTGCTGATGCGCTCAGTACGATTGCGGCGCGGCTCGATGCAGCGCCGTTTTTGCTGCGCGGCTATGTCATTCTGCTGGAAGATGATACGTTGCGCGTCAGGCGGGCTGTCTCGTTTGGAAAGGCGCCGGCATTACCGGTTGCGCTGTCGCTGTCCGGTGGTCTCTGTGGCTCAGCCATAGTGCAGAAGCGAGTGGTTGCGTCATCAACCGGCGGAATTGCTCTTATGTCGTGGGAACGAACCCTGGCAACCGACGCTGCGCTGATCTGCGCGCCCTTTACCAGCGATAGAGCGAAGGGTATTATTATTGCCGCGTTGCCTGATGGCGCGCATGATGATGTTGAGATGAGAGCGTGTCTCCAGGCGATAGCCGCTCTCGCAGGTGCAACGTTCAATCGCGCCGCCGAGTGCGAGGCGCAACTGCTCAAGCGCATGCGCCAGATCGAGCAGGCGCATACGGAGCGCCTGGCGCTGGTCGGACGCCTGACCGCCGCACTTGCCCATGAGATCAATAATCCGCTCCAGGCGATTGCCAATACGCTCTATCTGTTGCAGCATCGTCCGCTCGACGACGAGAAACGCCAGCGCTATCTGGCGATGGCGCAGCAGGAAACGGAACATGTGATAGCCGGTGTTCGGCGCATGCTCGATCTGTATCGTTCGTCGGGGCAGGAGAAACGACCGGTTGCGTTGCATCGAGTGATCGATCAGGCGCTGCACCAGGCTCATGATATTCTGAATGAACGCGCGATCGATCTGTGTCGTGAATGGACATCCGACGATCTGCGGGTGCTGGGATTTACCGGTCATTTGCGCTATGCCTGCTACAATCTGATTCTCAATGCTATCTATGCAATGCCCAAAGGGGGACGGTTGACGATTCGCACGTATCGAGAGGTCGAGGGCGCAACGCATCTGGCAGTGGCAGAGTTTGCAGATACAGGCGTTCCTATCGATGATGCCGATCTGCATCGGTTGTTCGAACCAGACGGTCCTGTGCGGGGTGAGGCGAACGGTATCGAATTGCCGTTAAGCTACAGTGTCATTGAGCAGCATAACGGCACTCTGACCGTCCATCGGCATGGGGACGAAATGGTGTTTCGTGTAAGCCTTCCCGCCATCAATTCCTGA